The Cryptomeria japonica chromosome 2, Sugi_1.0, whole genome shotgun sequence region AAGAAAAACAACCCATTTTTTATCTTAATGGGCGATCTAATAACTTCTTCGATTTAACATTTCTTTGcaaaccaaattcttggaaataacTTTCAACTTGATTTAATAAAAAGGGGTCAGAATTTATATGCAAATCTGTGTACCTCCAGTGCATCAGCAATATTAACAATGAGGGCGCCTGGGACACTTTGAACATCAACCCAATTTCCATCCTTGCGAATTTGCAGGCCTGGGGTTTCATCTTGCAGAAGAAATGTAACAACGTTGGGATCGGAGTGAGGAGACAGCCCGAGTACCAGATCCGGTTGAGGACATGGTGGATAATAATTAATCCTGATGCGCATTTCTTTCTCGTCTCCACCCACTACCTCGTTCAATGAATTTTCATCCTCTATTCCCAACCCTCTGCTCAGCACCTGCATCAGCACTTCCCACAATTTGTATATCTCTCTCGAATATTCGTCCATAACCTCCCTGCAAATAACAAGAACACCCATCAGAATATGTTACAAATAATAATTATCCACAATTAACGAGAATCCAAGGTAAGAAAACAGTATACATGAAATCAGAGGGCTGTTTGGGCCATTTGGACACAATTCTCCTGTCAGGAGGCCAAGCGACGTTGTAATAATAATCCCCCCAGTCCAATTTGACATTTGGGGAATATCCCAGTTTGCTTCCATAGCCAATATAACTTCCAGCTTCTTCGTTTTTATATAACTCCTTTTCTTCAAGGGGAAGATCGAAAAAAGCCTTGCCCACGGCTTGCATGCAAGAAAGAAGAGAGTTTGGGATTCCATGATTGATGATCTGAAAGAACCCCAGTTTTGTGCAGCGTTAGAGATTGCTGCAATGGTCTCCTCTTGTAGATGCGGGACACCCAAGCCGTCCCAATCAATGACAGGAACTTGCGTGTCATGTGGCTTGGAGGCCTCAAGATCGGCTCTCACGTAGTGAAGATGAACCGTTTGAATTTCACTCTCTGCTAGCGTCTGAACTCTTGGTAAGTTATCCTGCTTAGCCATTATCGATGTATTGCTCCCAAATGGAGACATCATAACACTAACTGGTTTGGGCTCCTCCATTGTCTTTTAGGGCTGCGATACTCTTTCACCTGTTATCTATGTCTTTCAATATATTTTCCCTGTTTTGATCTAAATTTAATGGACATCATTAAAGATACCTTTTATCCTTTTTAAGACATCATTCAATGAATGTCACAAAATTATTTGAAGTGacccaattttttttcaaaacattatattttttatattattaaaagatATCTTCTATACTTTCATAAGATACTTTTCAAGaaatatcaataattttttttttaaattgactcAAATTGGAAATCAAACAAGTTGTgtatttgattttaatattttaatatttagacCTAAATTTAAAGGAGAGCATTGAAGATGCCTCTAACTTATCCTAAGAAATATTTCAATGAATATTGACATAATTATTTAAAGTGACTCAAATTTCTTGTCAAATATGTTGAACATtagatttttatattattaaagatatcttttatattttcattaaacaTTTTCAAGAAACCTTAATATAGGTTGTATgttgaaattttaatatttttatatgtagAACTAAATTTAATGGACAATGTTAAATCAACCTTCTATCGTTTCCTAAGAAATATTTTaatgaatacaaaaaaaaaaaaacttaaagtgattcaaatttcttgtcacATAATAAACATCCAATTTTTATATGAATAAATATACTTAAAATCCTTTCATGTGATAGTATTCAAGGAattccaacattttttttttgtaactCAAAATTCTTGTCAAACATATTATGGAttaaatttttataatttaatatttaattttaaatttaatggaCAACATCAAAGATAACTTTGATCCTTTCTTAAGATATCTTTCAATGAATCTGAACAAAATTGTCTAGATTGATACAAGATCATTTTCAAACTTAGTGTatgagatttttttgttttatatttagctctaaatttaatggataaaataaaagattatatTATGTAGGATAGTGTACACACACTCCTATCTCTCAAATATATTATAAATTGAAATACTAGGTGCAAGTATTTTCCAACTTGTCATATTCGGAAGTGCTCGGTATAAGAACTTATAAAGGAAttgatacaaaataaaattaaagtttgATTATGCATTTCAATGAAATTAATTTGCATTACAAATCAAATGTATCTAATAAGAGAAATTTGGTGGTATTTGTAAAGTATATGAGAAACAAAGGAATTTAGGAGGTTGAGCTCTATTGAAGTTTTGAGCATGAATTTGTTGCATGTGTTTGGGTTTTTCAATAGCTAGTCTATGTTATTCAACTTCTATTTTAATTATAAGTTCATCTATTCCCTCTGCATTTATTCAATTTTCTTAATTTTGTCACCTTCTAAGAATATTTCCTTTTAAGGCTTCAAAACTTAACATTCCAATAGTTAATCCTAGTTTTGCTAGTTTGGACCCAAAAGATAATGgttcttactccaaataaaccttgAAATTTTGCATCAAAGTTGTTTCCCAAGTAAGTCTTATAGAACCCGACTTAAAATAGATTTCCTATTCTTAGCCTTGACAATTTTTGTAAATGGCTTCAAAATTATGTATGTATTATATTTTTTGTTGGGTTTATCCTCTCTACAAGCATACTCCATGAGTATGTCAGAAAAGATTAACTTCTTCATGTAGTTTAATATCTATATTGTCTAACACCCAAAAATAAATGCTTTTTCCTTTTCTACTTTACGAAAATAGACCATGCAGATGCCCTTCTCAAGGGTCCAAGATGCAACTCTATAGATTTATGTTAATGTTAGCTTCCTAGACTTGAGATTCTATTGTATAAGAGGGATGGGCTCTCTAAGTCCATTTTTGGATCAAATTTCCTAGCTCACAAATGCCCTGTTAGCCTTTCTTAATCTATTTTGCAACCTCttaatgaaattttatttatgttgAGGAAAACAATGGTTTTTCCATTCATTCTTAAAAATATGTTTATGTTGAGTTTAAACTTTCTAAGGACATAAAAAAATTcagttaaatttaaatttctaattAAATCATACCCAAAGATTTTTTTATCTTAAATTTCCAAATACTTATTATATGTGTCAACTCTCTAAACAAAAAATTATAGATTTCCCCTTAATTATATTAAGAGCCAAGCTTTCTCGTAAATTTGATGATGATTTACCTCATTGGAATAAAGAGAAATGATGGATTACAAAGGGAAATTGCAAGAATAACTAGAGAAATGGGATAAATGGCCCATCTTCTAATGGTGAATTGTAAATTTCACTTGCTTCCAACGTTCCATCTTCTCAAATAATGGTAGTAGATTATTCTCCTTCTTCCTCATCTCAACTAACTATACTTGGTGCTCTTGCAACTAACAAAGAAAGCCTAATACCTATATCCTCTATTTGTGTATGGTTATTAGTATTATCCAAACTAAAAATAAATAGTTTTATAATGTTGATTATGAACATGAACATCATGATCATAAtacttattttttttattataagagTTGTACGTTTTCATTTTCATTGACTCTAGGTCTTGCTATTATTTAAGTGGACATTACTTCTAGGTGACATAAACAAAATTTAGCAAGAAAGTACCACATATCCAATTTTAGGTAACATCAAATATTACAAAGGTATTAGGTTTGAaaatgaaaccttgttgtgctaaTCAAGAGGGCTAGGATGGATGGTAAAAATATATCTCAAAGTCACTTCCTCAAATCGATGAAATAAAATAATGtaagaggatctggttaatactgagagggggggtgaatcaatattaacaccaCTTGAAAAACTCAAACTTAAActtatcaaacattcatcaagtcaaacataaaccaacaataaaatcatttaccagTACCATTATCTGCTAATAATCATCTACTAAACTGGTATATCAAtgttgctcattaagtgttcattaaccatgcataaactaaaagtaaataatcACATCACATCAAAActttcaccacatgaacaccatgtttttcacgtggaaacccaaatagggaaaaatcacggtgggaattggtacccacaagaattatgtactctttcagaatgcgccctattaggagcctagtctggttaggagcttacaaagatgccctgttaggagtcacccaattaagggatttagatgatgagccctattaggagctttgacctgttaggatcaacctcacaagagaaTTTTGAACTTAGATGTTCagtcaccttgttaggggattttcaaTGTAAGGCCTagtaggacctacctggttaagggattttgtctactacaactgttagggaacaatagtgaatgatctgggtataacaCTCAACTACTTGCTTGAGCAGATCCAATTATGCTCCAAATCTTCAACACTCTGGCAGATCTCTCATACTCTGCTTTGGATTCACATTGTTCTCAAAAACCACTGACATAGCAAACATCAACAATACCGACATAAATAACTATTACAATTAGGCCAGCAACTAAAAACCTAGATACACCAAGAttttacaatacagatcatatcAGATCACCAAATAGATCACTACAATATTTTTCAAGATAATATCAACTGTTGAgtgattgtaactcatcacaacaactcaaTTTGATACAAAGtaaaacccttagaacactcttctaagcgctttgttgtttcccaagaaattccatcttcaaacgtGCCAAAATAGCAATACAACCATTTATGCAGGTTGTGCCACGTCACCTccaatatttgaacttgatgtagatcaccgccaaaccataaatcattaccatttaagagaattctttatcagtccttaaacccttcttaaaccctagcaagaactcaacaataatcataaacatgacttccggttgtcacaacatgatgcggcTCCGATCAGATACACATtaaaatgatacaaactcacattccaaaccacaaagcttcaatcatcaccaatcactagaTACAATCATAATATTTCCACATTTAccaattaaggtcctaattcccagtttcatgTTTTATTACCGGTAATCTCTTTCGGGTAGACCAAAAAGACATATGAAAAagtacaacataagtaaacatcagtTTCATGAATAAACatcagttgtcatcaatgaaaacataaataacttatcaaagtcatccaatcatgcaatctcaatctcttcatcacaatgtcatcaccaaTAGTcttttaccggttcagtcatcattcttcatctacatcagttatgccaatcctgccaacattctcccactttggcattgatgtcaacaccaacatattcaactcaTACTGCTCTGCTATGTTTTGGAActtctctgcaactcttctctttTGCACCTCATCTGTCGATTACACTTCATTCTCATGTCATCTCCCCCTTTCAGATAGTTTTCTTCTCCCATGTCTGAtagttttcttctccccctttgacaacaattccaaaggttCATATGTATCACTGGTCATCAAACCTACTGTAGCTACTACCATTAACATCTTTGCTAACCATGTCTAAGTTGCTCCCCCTACAGAGTAGCCTACATTTCATCAATCCACAatgaaaaatagtcatgaagcccactGAATTGATACATCTCTTGCATCCTAGTTCTTCTTATGTAGGGGTCTGACTCCTAATTTAcctttgaggtactcaaaggttGAATTCAataatggtttagtgaaaatgtatactagttgctctttgcttgtcacatactccattctgacttgcttctcctatactctctcccttagaaaatgatatttcaattctatgtgctttgtgcttgcatgtaacacaagattttttgaaatattaattgcaataGTGTTGTCAGAATAAATAGTTActggttcagacatatcaaatttaaatccttctagcacatgtctcatccagattgtctgtgtacaattcattgatgctgcaacatacttttcttttgttgttgactaagaaacacaagtttgcttcttacttgtccaagcaaccaatctacttctaagaagaaaagctccaccggtagttATTTTCCAGTCATCCATTatgcctgcccaatctacatcagtaaacacattcaaagaaaaatcacctttataaggataccataaaacaTAATCTAGTATGCCTTTCagataccagaatatccttttcatcactaccaagtgagtctccatgggatccttttgaaatataTTGACAagtccaacaacatgtgcaatatcaggcctgctatgaacaacataatgaaacttaccaattgttgacctatattccttttcatcaacagatggtgaatcatcttgtttagacaatttGCATTCTATCACGATTGGAGTaccaattggtttacaatcctccatgccaaaaaaattcaacacctctttaacatacttactcTAACAGATAAATATTACACCATCCAAttgctggacctgcaacccaatgaagaatttaatttcaccaatgagagacatttcaaattctttcttcatctcctcataAAAAGCCATACAtaagtcatcatcaccaccaaaaattatatcatctacaaatgcttCATCTATCAGCATTTATCCTCATTAGTCTTAAGATATgtgttactatcctcactggtaAATTGAAATCCTATCTTGATcgggtgtgcatgcaatctttcaatccatacagtgccttatgtagcttgcaaaccatatatttatcatcaaacaaagaaaatccatccggttgttctacgtagacttcttcctcaaggattccattaagaaaagttgatttaacatccatctggtagaccttaaaaACTTTATatgcagcataagcaagtaacattcttactccttccaatattgccactggtgcaaaggtttcaccataatcttctccttcttcttgtgcatagcatttgtataccaaccttgctttgtttctcacaTCCTTGGTTCttta contains the following coding sequences:
- the LOC131038376 gene encoding leucoanthocyanidin dioxygenase is translated as MQAVGKAFFDLPLEEKELYKNEEAGSYIGYGSKLGYSPNVKLDWGDYYYNVAWPPDRRIVSKWPKQPSDFMEVMDEYSREIYKLWEVLMQVLSRGLGIEDENSLNEVVGGDEKEMRIRINYYPPCPQPDLVLGLSPHSDPNVVTFLLQDETPGLQIRKDGNWVDVQSVPGALIVNIADALEILSNGRYISIEHRSVVNKEKARISWAMFCNPQDEVILSPLPALIDEDHPAVYQGSSWKEYLQRFFTKGLDGKGYIHQLQQS